Within the Clostridium scatologenes genome, the region GATCAGTATGTATAAGAGTAAAAAGGTAAGAGTACTGGTGGTGGATGATTCACTTATATTCAGGGAAACTGTAGCTAAAGGTATTGCAAAAGATAGGGGGATAGAGGTTGTTGGTACAGCTTCAGATCCATTTGATGCAAGAGACAAGATAATTGAATATGAACCAGATGTTATTACCTTAGATGTAGAAATGCCTAAAATGAATGGCATAGAATTTTTAAAGAGGTTGATGCCTCAATATCCACTTCCAGTTGTAGTGGTTAGTGCAGTAAGCAGCAATGTATTTGATGCTTTAAATGCAGGAGCTGTAGATTTTGTTACTAAACCAGATGGAAGAAGTGTTAATGGACTTGAAGGTTTTATTAAGGAATTAGTTACAAAAATAAAAATAGCTTCTGTAGCAAAAGTAGCACATTGGAAGAAAAAAAATGATGAAAGATTTTCAAATAATGTTATAGGTAGTAATATTTCAAATAAAATTATTGCTATAGGTTCATCTACAGGAGGTACAGAAGCTGTAGCTACTATTTTAAAAATGCTTCCTAAAAATATACCACCTATAGTTGTAGTGCAGCATATGCCACCAGTTTTTACAAGAATGTATGCTGAGAGACTTAACAATTCATGTGCTATGGAAGTAAGAGAAGCTAAAAATGGTGATAGACTTTATAATGGACTTGCATTAATAGCACCTGGAGAATATCATATGTCTTTAGAAAAAAGAGGAACTTATTATTATGTAAAATGTTTTAAAGGTGAAAAAGTTAATGGACATTGCCCAGCTGTAGATGTACTTTTTGAGTCAGTAGCAAAGGAAGCAGGAAAGAATGCCATAGGTATTATACTTACGGGTATGGGATATGATGGAGCAAAAGGATTACTTTCTATGAAAAAAAGAGGAGCAATTACTATAGGCCAAAATGAAGAATCTTGTGTAGTATATGGAATGCCAAAGGTAGCCTATGATATAGGAGCTGTACAAAAGCAAGTTTCAATTGAAAATATAGCAGGTTCATTAGGTCCATTTTTAAATGGAAGTAAAGTCTGAAAGTATATAAAAAATAACACTTAACTTATTTTTATAATAATTAGGTGTTATTTTATTATGAGAGATACAGTCTTATAGTTTTAACTATATTTTATATTATCTATATTTGCAATGACTTTTCCAGTGGAAGAGTTTATTAATACGTCCCAATTTCCAGCTTCAGGTTCTGTGTAATATATATTTACACTATATATTAAAATAGGTAATCCATTTTTAATAATAAACTGTTCAATTATTTTTGGATCCTTTTGTAAAAATGTATAATTAAATTGTTTTTTAGCAATATATATTGCTTCGTCCTGTGTAATATTTTTTTGTATTGTTTTATTATAAGGTTTAAAACACTTATTAATGGATCCTATTATATTTTTTATAGTACCATCTTCGTTTAAATGCACTATTAGTTCACTTCCTCTAATGGGAATATTATTTATTGTTTGAACTGCTTTAATCTTTGTATAACCTAGTGTATCCTTTTTTATAGATACTATTTTAAAATTACTTAAGCTATTTGTGTTACAAAGTAGTGATTTATTTTCATTTAAATATGATTCTACACTTTTCTGTGTTATTTGAAATTTTTTTAATGAGTTTTCTTGTATAAATATATTATCTTTTTTATCTTGATATGAAGTTGAGCTTTTCATTTCCTATCTCCTTTACTAAAATCTATTAAACAATCAATAGAAAAGTGGAGTTTTATGACTTTATAAGGAGGACTTAAAGTATCTGATGATTTGAACATTATTCAAATCATCAGATACTTAAAAGTTTTAATTACAATACATGTTAAATTTAATTAACTATTGTAAATTTGAACTATCGGTAATTCCAACAGAATCAAAAGCATTCTTTATAGCTGTTACATCAGAAGCACTGCAGTTTAAATCAGAGGCTGATGATATTAATGCATTTCTTGTTGCTAAAAAATCTGAATTATTAGTTAGATATTCAGTAAGTGCTCTATAATAAATACGAGCTGTTTTTTCACAACCTATATTTTTTGCAATTAGGAATGCTGCTTTGTTAGGAATTCCGCTATTTGTGTGAACTCCACCGTTATCGTTTGAAGTATTAACGTAATCTTTCATATTATCTGGCTGGTTATAAATTTTTGGATCAGCAAGACTTCTAAGCGCAGTATAAGAACCAGTTGGAAGACAAATACCATCACCAACTACCCAATCTTTAGAATTAAATTTCCACGTTCCACCATCTCTTACGTTACAATTGTCATAACTTTGAATTAAAACTCCAAAAATATCTGAAAATGATTCATTTAAAGCACCAGATTGATCAGAGTAATCTAAATTTGCAGAATTTGTAGTTACTCCATGAGTTAATTCATGAGCTACTACATCTAAATCCCCACTAAAATAGGTGAAATCACGACCATCACCATCGCCATAAACCATTTGATATCCGTCCCAGAAAGCATTATCATAGTTTCTGCCATAATGAGTTGTAGAAATTATACTCATGCCATTACCATCTATGCTATTTCTATTAAATAAATTTTTATAAAAATCATAAACTACACCAGCATAATAATGAGCACTAACTGATGCCTTAAAATTTTCAGTATCGAATTTATTAGTGTTGTTACTTACCATGGTACCAGGTTGAACTTTTCTATTATTAGCAGTATAAGTTTTTATTTGTCCATTCATTGGTTTTGTAGTATCTATCATTTGGTAAGAAGTTTTAGATTTATATAGATTAAGATCCTTAGTACTTTTATCTACAGCGGTTCCTGTACCTTTAGCAGCGCCGTCATATCTTATATTATTAACTTTTTTAATTATACTTCCATTAGAAGCATCTAATAACACATCCCAATTACCTATTTCAGGATCTGTATAGTATATATTTACACTATACACTAAGATTGGTGAACCATTTTTAATTATAATTTGTTGATTAGCTTCAGGAGTATTATTTAAGTTATTATAATTAAATTGTTTTTTTGCAATATTAATTGCTTCTTCTGGTGTAATAGAAAGAGCATTTTCTCTTGCCATTTTTGTTTGATTATAATTCTTATTAACAGATCCTATTATATTTTTTATAGAACCATCTTTATCTAAGTGTAATATAATTTCGCTTCCTCTTATTGGAATGTTATTTATTGATTGAGCCACTTTAACTTGTGTATAACCTAAATCATCCTTTTTTATAGAAATTATTTTAAAATTATTTGTACCATTTACATTTGTGAACAATGATTTGTTTTTTTCAAGATATGAAAGAATATCTTTTTCAGTGGTTGATATTTTATCAGATGATTTACTTGTAATGAATATATTACTTTTTTTATCTTGATAAGGAGTTGAAATAGAATTTTGATAGGTTTTACTGTTTAAGGTTTGGGTCATAGTAGCGTTGCTATTTGGTTGTTCCTTTGCAAATACATTACTAAAACAACATGAAGTAGATACAAGTGCTGCCGTTAATACAATTGATAACACGGTTTTTTTCATAATAAAATCCCCCTAGCTTATATAGAAAAATATTACCAAAAAATGTATTTTTTGGAGTGGTTATATTATAAAGTTTTATAAAATAAATAGCAAACATGTAAAAAACCGAATTGGAAAAAAATGTAATTAATTTTTCTGTTTTACATAAAAAAAATAATACATTAAACATAATTTAATAAAATAAATTATTGAAAAAAATTTTTTTGGTAATTTTTAATTAAATGAAAATTTAAATAATGTTGTAACAGAACTGTAACAATTATGTTTTATAATAATTATAGAATATTTAAATAATAAAAGAGACTGTTTTAAGTAATTTAAACAGCCTCCTCATTAAGGAATAATAGATATTTGGAAACAATTGTCCAATAATAAAACTAATGTTAAATATTTATTGTTGTAGATATTTAGGAGATTGTCCTAAATTCATATCCCTGTCCTTTAAGATATTCTATAATTTGTGGTAATGCTTTAGCTGTTTCTTCTTTGCCATAAGTATCATGCATTAGTATAACTACTTTTTCTTGTGATCCTACACTTTCCTTTACATGTTCTAAAAGTTGAGCTGCATTTTTTCTTTTACCTTCAGCATCAAAGTCATAAGCATTCCAATCTATGCTGTACATGTCTTTTTCTTTTAATCTTGCATTAAACTCTTCTAAATTAGGATCATGGTAATATTGTCTTGACATGTATCCACCAGGCATTCTTATTACTCTTGTATTAAAATCTTTTCCAAGAATATTTCTTATGGCGTTATTATCTTGTTCAACTTCATCCATATAGCGATTAACATCAAGTTTATTACCAGGATATAGTTTTTTCATACTATGAGTATAAGTGTGATTTCCAATAGCATGTCCGCTTTCAAATATCTCACGTACTAGTTCCTTACTTCTTTCATCTGCATCTACATTGTGTCCCATTAAACAAAAGGTTGCTTTAACATCATAGTTTTTAAGAGTATTTAATATTTTAGGAGTTACAGTAGTAGATGGACCATCATCAAAAGTGAGAAACGCTATTTTTTTTCCATCCTTTTCTCCTTTACCATCTAATATGTCTTTTACTTTTTGAGCATCATAAGTATATTTTTTCCCATCAGTAGATACATTATGTTTGTTATCATCCTTACTATTATCTTTATTTTTATCTTTATCCTTAGCATTAGAATCTTTATCGTCTTTTTTAGTAGATTGATTTTTATCATCTTTAGCTTCAGGGGTTTTGTTAGTTGATATTGCTTTATTAGCTTCTACTTTAGAGCCATAGAAATAATTATAACTCTTATATGATAAGGTAAAAATACCAATTAGCAGTAATAAAATTAGAGCGCTGTTTCGCATAAACTTAATACGATTTTTTTTTCTTGTCATTTTCCTATATCTCCTATCCATTCTTAATTAAATAAACATAAATCTGATTTAGTTTAATTTCATTTGTGGCAAATTTGAAAAGTTTTGAGTTTAAATTCATACCACTACCTCTATTATACAAAATTGTACAAGCTAAAACTACAATATTTAACGCAAAAACAAGTTTTTTATATTAAGATTTTGTAAAATGTTCTTTTTATTTAATTTCAGACAGCATTTTACAATAATTTTTTGGAGATAGGCCAAATGTTTTTTTAAAGGCTCTGACGAAGTTGGAATAATCATTAAAACCACATTCAATACAAGCATCAGTTATGCTTTTTCCGGCTTTTATCAGCGAATTAGACATAATAAGTCTTTTGTGAAGTATATAGCTGTGGATTGTATATCCAGTTTGTATTTTAAATTTATGCATAAGATGATATTTGCTCATGTAAAATTTAGAGGAAAGTGTATTTATAGATAAATCCTCAGATAAATTTTCATTTATATAATTTAAAATTGAAGTAATATTTTTATCATATTCAATATCGGATAATTCCTTAATATTTTGGTTTCCAAGAAATAGTCTATTAATATAAACCATAAATTCTAAAAATAAAGAAGATTTTAGTATTTCACATGCAAAATCTTTATCATTAGAAGCTGCATCAAGTTTAAAAAGTAAATCTTTTATATTTGATATCCAGTCATCATCTAATCTTAGTAAGTTAAAGTTTTGTTTTGAAGCAAGTTCGAAACAAGTTAGCAAATTGCAACCATTATTATGTTTTATTAAAAAGTCTGAATTTACCCAAATGATTATACGTTCATAAATATTATCAGGATCTATTACAGCTTTGTGTATATCATTGTTGTTTATAAGTAATATGTCAAAGGGTTTTAATTTATAAGCTTTTCCTTCTATTAGATAAGTTACGTTTCCTGATATGAAAATTACCAATTTATTAAAATTATGATAATGAAATTGAAATTGTGTATCTTTTTTATCTTTCAAATGAAAAATTTGAAAATCTTTTTTTAGATAGCCTCTTTTTATTTTTAAAGATTCATTGTCTAGCATAGTAATACTCCTATATTAAGTTTCACTCAATATGGTACAGCATTTTTTGCAATGTTTCAAGCATTTTTAGCAAGAAATATAGTAAAAGTTTATCATATAATAAATAATAAGATGAAAATTAATTTAAGTTTTTTAATTAATATAATAATGGGGGGATAAATTAATGAAGACATTTTTTAAAAACTATAAGGATTCTGTGATATTATTAGGATCTATAATTTTAGGAGGTATTGTAGGAATTATTTTTGGAACAAAAGCATTAGTGCTGAAACCTTTTGGAGATTTATTTCTAAATTTAATGTTTATGATAATAGTACCACTAGTATTTTTAAGTGTTTCTTCAGCTATATCCAATATGAATGGCATGAAAAGACTTGGTAAAATTATGGGGGCAATAGTTATAGTATTTTTAAGTACAGCTCTTATAGCTGCAATAATTGCTTTCATAGGCGCTTTAATAATGAACCCGACCAAAGGAATAGATTATTCTGTTATAAAAAAGATTGTAACAGAAAATACTAATCCTTCAGAAAAAGTTAAGCATCTAGGAATTTTACAACAGATTGTAAATACTTTTACAGTGTCAGATTTTGTAGGACTATTTTCTAAAAATAATATGCTGCAAATTATTATTTTTTCAATACTTTTTGGTATTTCTACAACAATGCTTGGAGAAAAAGCACAACCTGTTGCTAAATTTTTGGATTCAGCTTCAAAAGTAGTTATGAAAATGGTGAAAATTATAATGTATTATGCACCAATAGGCTTAGGATGTTATTTTGCTGCTGTAATAGGTGAATTAGGACCTCAAATATTACAAGGATATTTAAGAGTGTTTATTCTTTATATAATTCTTTCAGTGATTTACTATTTTGGATTTTTTACTCTTTATGCTTTTTTAGCGAGTGGTAAAGATGGAATAAGAACTTTTTGGAAAAATGCTTTAACACCAACAGTAACTGCTTTAGCTACATGTTCAAGTGCTGCTTGCATTCCTGTTAATTTAGAAATTACAAAAAAAATGGGGGTACCAAGAGATATAGCCGAAACGGTAATTCCATTAGGAGCTACTATACACAAAGATGGATCAGTATTTGGAGGTATTATGAAAATAGTTTTTCTATTTGGTTTGTTTGGAAAAGACATGAAAAGTATATCAACTATAGTTGGTATAATACTGATAGCATTTTTAGTAGGTGCTGTAATGGCTGCAATTCCTAGTGGCGGAATGATTGGTGAAATGCTGATTTTAAGTGTGTATGGTTTTCCAGCAGAATTTTTACCTATAATTGCTGTTATAAGTACCATTATAGATGCACCTGCAACCATGTTAAATTCTACTGGAAATACAGTATGTGCTATGATGGTAACAAGAATTGTAGAAGGAAAAAAACAGGTTGAATAATTTTGAAGGGATGTAAACTTAGTATTTTTGTGATAAAATTTAAGAAAAGGTAACTATAAATAATATAATTCCTAAAATATTAAATGTTTTATGACTTTAAAAATATATTAATTATTATGTTAGAAAGGAAGTGAAAAATCCTAATTATTTAATATTAAATAACTTAGGTAAAATGATATGCTGGAAGATGAGAAAAATAAAAGATTTGAGGTAGTTTATTCTGAGGGAAACTTGGAAGGAAATAAAATTATTAGAGATAAGCAAACTGGTGTGAATTATTTGTTTTCTTTTGCAGGATATGCAGGTGGTCTAACAGTACTATTGGATGAAAATGGGAAACCCGTAATTACTAAATGTAATAAGTAAGTTTTTCTTATGAAAGTTAGGTGATAAAAACAAATGAAAACTGTAATAATGTTTATAACCTCGTGGTGTCCATATTGTAAGCAAGCATTTTCTTTTATGGAAGAGGTAAAAAAAGAAAATCCTAAATACGAGGACATTGAAGTAAAAATAGTAGATGAAGAACGTGAACCTGATATTGCTAAACAATATGATTATTATTATGTACCTACTTATTATGTTGATGGAACTAAGGTACATGAAGGAGTTCCTTCTAAAGATATTGTTCGGAAAGTATTTGAAAAGGCTTGTAGTTTGAGGTGAAAATTTAATGTTAAAACTTAAATATAAAATTTGGCTGCAGGATGAGGGGAGAACTTTTGGAAAAGGTGTATATAATCTTTTAATAGGAGTAAAAAATACAGGTTCTCTATCAGAAGCTGCTAAAAGTATGGGAATGTCCTATAATAAAGCTCATAATCTGATTAAAAATGCAGGTAAAAGGTTAGGATTTGAACTTTTAGTAAGTAAATCAGGGGGAAATAAAGGAGGAGGTTCTATACTTACTCCAGAAGCTGAGGAAT harbors:
- a CDS encoding polysaccharide deacetylase family protein, which codes for MTRKKNRIKFMRNSALILLLLIGIFTLSYKSYNYFYGSKVEANKAISTNKTPEAKDDKNQSTKKDDKDSNAKDKDKNKDNSKDDNKHNVSTDGKKYTYDAQKVKDILDGKGEKDGKKIAFLTFDDGPSTTVTPKILNTLKNYDVKATFCLMGHNVDADERSKELVREIFESGHAIGNHTYTHSMKKLYPGNKLDVNRYMDEVEQDNNAIRNILGKDFNTRVIRMPGGYMSRQYYHDPNLEEFNARLKEKDMYSIDWNAYDFDAEGKRKNAAQLLEHVKESVGSQEKVVILMHDTYGKEETAKALPQIIEYLKGQGYEFRTIS
- a CDS encoding TlpA family protein disulfide reductase, which encodes MKTVIMFITSWCPYCKQAFSFMEEVKKENPKYEDIEVKIVDEEREPDIAKQYDYYYVPTYYVDGTKVHEGVPSKDIVRKVFEKACSLR
- a CDS encoding dicarboxylate/amino acid:cation symporter, which encodes MKTFFKNYKDSVILLGSIILGGIVGIIFGTKALVLKPFGDLFLNLMFMIIVPLVFLSVSSAISNMNGMKRLGKIMGAIVIVFLSTALIAAIIAFIGALIMNPTKGIDYSVIKKIVTENTNPSEKVKHLGILQQIVNTFTVSDFVGLFSKNNMLQIIIFSILFGISTTMLGEKAQPVAKFLDSASKVVMKMVKIIMYYAPIGLGCYFAAVIGELGPQILQGYLRVFILYIILSVIYYFGFFTLYAFLASGKDGIRTFWKNALTPTVTALATCSSAACIPVNLEITKKMGVPRDIAETVIPLGATIHKDGSVFGGIMKIVFLFGLFGKDMKSISTIVGIILIAFLVGAVMAAIPSGGMIGEMLILSVYGFPAEFLPIIAVISTIIDAPATMLNSTGNTVCAMMVTRIVEGKKQVE
- a CDS encoding M4 family metallopeptidase; this encodes MKKTVLSIVLTAALVSTSCCFSNVFAKEQPNSNATMTQTLNSKTYQNSISTPYQDKKSNIFITSKSSDKISTTEKDILSYLEKNKSLFTNVNGTNNFKIISIKKDDLGYTQVKVAQSINNIPIRGSEIILHLDKDGSIKNIIGSVNKNYNQTKMARENALSITPEEAINIAKKQFNYNNLNNTPEANQQIIIKNGSPILVYSVNIYYTDPEIGNWDVLLDASNGSIIKKVNNIRYDGAAKGTGTAVDKSTKDLNLYKSKTSYQMIDTTKPMNGQIKTYTANNRKVQPGTMVSNNTNKFDTENFKASVSAHYYAGVVYDFYKNLFNRNSIDGNGMSIISTTHYGRNYDNAFWDGYQMVYGDGDGRDFTYFSGDLDVVAHELTHGVTTNSANLDYSDQSGALNESFSDIFGVLIQSYDNCNVRDGGTWKFNSKDWVVGDGICLPTGSYTALRSLADPKIYNQPDNMKDYVNTSNDNGGVHTNSGIPNKAAFLIAKNIGCEKTARIYYRALTEYLTNNSDFLATRNALISSASDLNCSASDVTAIKNAFDSVGITDSSNLQ
- a CDS encoding winged helix-turn-helix domain-containing protein, producing MLKLKYKIWLQDEGRTFGKGVYNLLIGVKNTGSLSEAAKSMGMSYNKAHNLIKNAGKRLGFELLVSKSGGNKGGGSILTPEAEEFIKTYNEFLDECNEALQTIFSKYFKNN
- a CDS encoding DUF6440 family protein, whose product is MLEDEKNKRFEVVYSEGNLEGNKIIRDKQTGVNYLFSFAGYAGGLTVLLDENGKPVITKCNK
- a CDS encoding protein-glutamate methylesterase/protein-glutamine glutaminase yields the protein MYKSKKVRVLVVDDSLIFRETVAKGIAKDRGIEVVGTASDPFDARDKIIEYEPDVITLDVEMPKMNGIEFLKRLMPQYPLPVVVVSAVSSNVFDALNAGAVDFVTKPDGRSVNGLEGFIKELVTKIKIASVAKVAHWKKKNDERFSNNVIGSNISNKIIAIGSSTGGTEAVATILKMLPKNIPPIVVVQHMPPVFTRMYAERLNNSCAMEVREAKNGDRLYNGLALIAPGEYHMSLEKRGTYYYVKCFKGEKVNGHCPAVDVLFESVAKEAGKNAIGIILTGMGYDGAKGLLSMKKRGAITIGQNEESCVVYGMPKVAYDIGAVQKQVSIENIAGSLGPFLNGSKV
- a CDS encoding PepSY domain-containing protein — encoded protein: MKSSTSYQDKKDNIFIQENSLKKFQITQKSVESYLNENKSLLCNTNSLSNFKIVSIKKDTLGYTKIKAVQTINNIPIRGSELIVHLNEDGTIKNIIGSINKCFKPYNKTIQKNITQDEAIYIAKKQFNYTFLQKDPKIIEQFIIKNGLPILIYSVNIYYTEPEAGNWDVLINSSTGKVIANIDNIKYS
- a CDS encoding AraC family transcriptional regulator; its protein translation is MLDNESLKIKRGYLKKDFQIFHLKDKKDTQFQFHYHNFNKLVIFISGNVTYLIEGKAYKLKPFDILLINNNDIHKAVIDPDNIYERIIIWVNSDFLIKHNNGCNLLTCFELASKQNFNLLRLDDDWISNIKDLLFKLDAASNDKDFACEILKSSLFLEFMVYINRLFLGNQNIKELSDIEYDKNITSILNYINENLSEDLSINTLSSKFYMSKYHLMHKFKIQTGYTIHSYILHKRLIMSNSLIKAGKSITDACIECGFNDYSNFVRAFKKTFGLSPKNYCKMLSEIK